GTGGCGACCTATGCATCGCACCGGGGGCGGGGCCTGGCGACGCGGTTGATGGAGGAGGCGGTCAGGAAAGCCGTCGAACAGGACGCCGTGCTCATGCCCATATCGGGTGGAAGGGGATTGTATACCCGCCTCGGCGCGAAGCGCATCGGCCAGTATGCCCTTTTCTCCGTCCCCCGGGACACGCTGCCCGCCGGTGAGGATACGGCCGCGGGTGAAGGTGCGGCCGCGGGTGAAGGTGCGGCCGCGGGTGGCAGCGCGGCCGCCGGTAATTCGGATGTTCGCCGGGCGGCTCCGGAGGACCTGCACGAAATGACGCGGCTGTACGCGGAAGAGCCCAGCCGGTACGTGCGATCGATCGCCGATTTCCGGATGGCGGTTGATGCCGCGTGGATCTGCGACCGAGACGGGGAGACCGTGGTAATCCGCGAGGAAGGCCGCCCGGTGGCTTACGCGGGCATCCAGAAGCGCCGACCCGACCGGGAAGGCGAAGCGAGCAGGGCCCGGCTGGCCGAGATCGCGGGTTCACGATCAGCGCTTGTGCGCGCGTTGCCTTGCCTGTACGACCGCTATGGGGTGGATTGCCTAGAAATCGTGACCACCGCGTCAGACAACGAACTGGCCTCCCTGCTAAGGCCCCACGGCGTGACCGCGGCGCCCCAGGGATTCACGGGCACGGTACTCGTTCTCCAACCGGAACGTCTGCTGCAGGTATTCGAGGACTATGTATCGGATGTACTGGGTCGGGGTACGCTGGCGTGGGATGTTTCCGGAGCGTCGGTATCGTTCCGTAGCTGCGGCCAGACCCATCCGATCGCGACGAGTGACCTTGGCGCCCTCGTCTTCGGCGTGGTGCCGCCCGATCCGGACCCTGTCGCGACCGTGCCTCCCGGACCGATCCGATCTGCGCTGGAGCGTGTATTCCCCCTCCAGCTTCCCTGGTACGGCTTCAATTTCGTCTGACGGGCCGCGCAGTACGGTGCGCGCTTATCTACTGCCCGCGACGGTCGGTGCGCGTCCATCGCCGGTCCGC
The Gemmatimonadota bacterium DNA segment above includes these coding regions:
- a CDS encoding GNAT family N-acetyltransferase, giving the protein MEGPRGLKAQEFDSLCTLVNAVFRGDGAGRMEEQYPLLFASENFDQLFVMVDEGVVVSHVGALTRDISVLGCRMSTMSIGAVATYASHRGRGLATRLMEEAVRKAVEQDAVLMPISGGRGLYTRLGAKRIGQYALFSVPRDTLPAGEDTAAGEGAAAGEGAAAGGSAAAGNSDVRRAAPEDLHEMTRLYAEEPSRYVRSIADFRMAVDAAWICDRDGETVVIREEGRPVAYAGIQKRRPDREGEASRARLAEIAGSRSALVRALPCLYDRYGVDCLEIVTTASDNELASLLRPHGVTAAPQGFTGTVLVLQPERLLQVFEDYVSDVLGRGTLAWDVSGASVSFRSCGQTHPIATSDLGALVFGVVPPDPDPVATVPPGPIRSALERVFPLQLPWYGFNFV